The following is a genomic window from Adhaeribacter radiodurans.
AAGGTTGGGGAAACACCGGCGGCTTTTTGTTCTACCTCGGATAATTGCTGATGGGTAGTAGCTGCCGGTTGAATAATAAGCGTTTTGGCATCGCCTACGTTGGCCAGGTGGCTGGTAAGTTTTAAATTATCAATAAACCGGGTAGCGCTTTCTTTATCGCCTTTTATATTGAACGACAACATACCTCCAAAGCCTCTTTTTAAATATTTTTTAGCTAATTCGTGGTAAGAACTGCTGGGTAAACCCGGATAATTTACACTATCAACGAGAGGATGTTGTTCCAACCATTGCGCTAGTTCCTGTGCATTTTGTGAATGACGCTCTACCCGCAACGATAAGGTTTCTAAGCCTTGTAATAGTAAAAACGAGTTAAACGGACTAATAGCCGGACCAAAATCACGAAGCCCTTCTACGCGGGCGCGAATAATAAACTGAATATTGCCAAACGGACCATTCGGGCCAAATACATCGCCAAATACCAAGCCGTGATAGCCTTCGGCTGGTTCAGAGAATTGTGGATATTTGCCATTATTAAAATCGTATTTACCGCCATCTATTATTACCCCGCCAATGCTGGTACCGTGGCCACCAATCCACTTCGTGGCTGATTCAACTACAATGTGGGCGCCGTGTTCTAACGGCCTAAAAAGATATCCACCGGCGCCAAAAGTATTATCTACAATTAAAGGTAGGTTGTGTTTTTCGGCAAGAGCGGCAATGGCTTCAAAATCCGGAATATTAAAGCCTGGGTTACCAATTGTTTCCAAGTAAAGTGCTTTAGTTTTATCATCAATTAGTTTTTCAAAACTCTCCGGATTGTCGCCGTCGGCAAAGCGTACTTCTACACCAAGGCGTTTAAAAGCTACTTTAAATTGGTTGTAGGTACCACCGTATAAAAACGAGGTGCTCACAAAATTGTCGCCGGCTTGTAATATATTATTTAAAGCAATAAACTGCGAAGCCTGCCCCGAAGCTACTGCCAGAGCGGCTACACCCCCTTCTAATGCCGCCATGCGCTTTTCAAACACATCGGTAGTAGGGTTCATAAGCCGGGTATAAATATTCCCGAATTCTTTCAGGGCAAATAAATTAGCTCCGTGCTCCGCGCTATTAAACACGTAAGACGTAGTTTGGTATAAAGGTACCGCGCGGGAACCAGTGGTTGGATCGACTTCTTGGCCGGCATGTAATTGTAAGGTTTCAAATTTTAAATTTGGAGCAGACATAAGCTTAAGGTTGAAGTTTAAAAAATAATAGCAGCAAGATAAAACAGATTAGTATTCGCGGTACTTCCCGGATTAAAAAACGAATTATAAAAAAGTAAAAATGCGGGAAACGAAAATAGCTTAACAGCTACAACAACCAAAAGTTACAGGCCATATAGAACGTAAAAAACTTGGCAGAACAGCAGAAGGCTGCACAATAGTAGACCCAGAAAGGTATTTAGTGTATTTCATATAAAATTAATTTATATTTCCCCTACATCGGGATAGGAATTGGCACCTTTCAACAAAGGCTGATGGTTGCCAGAGGGTCAGGGAGCCTATTCTCTCGCCTCTTCTTTATAAATCAATTCTGTTTGGTAACAGGGTTTGATGTTGCAAATTAAGTATAGGTTTGGAGATATTTCCAAATTTACCGGAGTATTTTTGCAACTAACAGGCAGTCACAGGAATTGAGTTTGGTACTTTATTCAGACCGAACATTTAAAAAATTAAATTAGTAAACCCGCCAAGGTAGCTGAAAGATAAGAGGCCAAGGTACCGCAGATAAGGGCTTTAAATCCTAGTTTTGCTAAATCGGCCCGGCGCGAAGGAGCCAATTCGCCAATACCGCCCACCTGAATAGCAATAGATGAAAAATTAGCAAATCCGCAAAGGGCAAAACTGGTAATAAGAAGAGTTTTAGGATGCAGGGTTTCTTTAATTTTTACTAAATCCAGGTAAGCTACAAATTCGTTTACCACCATTTTAGTACCCATTAATGCTCCGGCCGTTTCCACATCTTTGCCTGGTACACCCATGGCCCAGGCAAATACGGCAAAGAGTTTCCCCAATAATAAATTTAAACTAAGAGCAGGTACCTGAATAAGCGGACCCAGTTTGCCGAGTAAAACATCAATTAAGGCTATTAAGGCAATAAACCCGATTAGCATGGCGGTTACATTTAAGCCTACTTTTAAACCATCCGAAGCCCCAGCGGCAATAGCATCTATAATGTTGGTGTGTGTTTTTTTTACTTCGAGCTTTACAATGCCTTTCGTCTCGGATTGTTCGGTTTCGGGGTAAACAATTTTAGCTATTACCAAAGCTCCCGGGGCAGCCATTAAACTAGCCGCCAGTAAATAAGGCGCAGGTACACCAAAAGAAATATAAGTAGCCATAACTCCACCCGCAATACAAGCAAACGAGCCCGCCATTGAGGCCATTAGCTCCGAATTGGTCATACCTTTAAGGTAAGGTTTAATCATAATCTGTGCTTCTACCTGGCCCACAAAAGCACTTGCCACGTTCGATACCGCTTCGGCACCGCTAACGCCCATGGCCCAATGCACGGCCTTGGCCATAGCAGATACTATTATCTGCATCAAACCAATATGGTAGGCAATATTTACCAGAACCGCCACAAAAATGATAGTTGGAATAACATTAAAGAAAAATATATGACCGTTGCCTATCCCAAAAGCTTTTTCGAGTACCTCTTTGTTTACTAATGCGCCAAACACAAATTCTGAACCTTTCTGCGCAAGGCTCAATAATCTCTCGATGCTGTGACCTACGTAGCCAAAAATAGCTTTGCCAGTATCGGTTTTTAAAATAAAAATGGCTAGCCCAAATTGCAGTAATAAACCAACTCCTACCAACCGGTAATTAATGGCCTTGCGGTTATTGGATAGTAGGAACGCTAAACCTAAAATAAGTACTATCCCAATCAACCCCGTAAATCGCTCCATAAAAAAGTAAAGGTGTAAATCATATGGTGTTAGAATAAGATAATTGTGTTTTTCACCTGGCAGGTTGTTCTACGCGGAACAGAATTGTTTGGGTGATTTGAACAGGTAAAGTTAAGTTAATTTTAAATGTGAGTTTTTAAGTTTTGCTAAGTTAATTTGAAAATTCTTAAACTTACTTTGATTAAACGCATAAAAAAGAAAGGGCTTCGGTTAAATAACCGAAGCCCTTAAAAATATAAAAAAGTTAATTAGCTAGCTTGTGAGAACCGGCGGTTTACTTCGTCCCAATTAATCAGGTTAAAGAAAGCAGTAATATACTCAGGCCGACGATTTTGGTATTTTAAATAGTAAGCGTGTTCCCAAACGTCTAAACCTAATAAAGGAAAACCGCCGCAATTTTTTTCGACATCCATAAGTGGGTTATCTTGGTTGGCGGTAGAGCAAATTTGTAAGTTGCCACCTTCCATTTGGCACAGCCAAGCCCAACCCGAACCAAATCGGGTAGTAGCCGCTTTCGTAAATTCGTCTTTAAATTTTTCGTAGGAGCCAAAAGAACTGGTAATTGCATCGGCAATTGGCCCGGTGGGCTCGCCGCCGGCATTAGGAGCCAGAATGGTCCAGAACAAATTATGGTTGTAGTAACCACCACCATTATTGCGCACTGCCGCTGGAGCATTACCAATATTTTGCAGGATTTCTTCAATGGATTTTCCTTCCAAATCGGTACCCTGAATGGCATTGTTTAAGTTGGTAGTATACGCCTGGTGATGCTTAGTATGATGAATTTCCATGGTTTGCCGGTCGATATGTGGTTCCAGGGCATCGTAAGCATAAGGTAATTGAGGGAGTTCGAAAGCCATAGTTTTATAGTTTTAAAGGTTAGATATTCAAGTATGTATAATACCAGCAAAAGCAGCCAAAGATAGCCGCTAATTTCGTTTATTCAAAAAAAACTCCCGGAGCAGTTCCGAGCATTCGTGCGCCAGAATACCGCTTTCCATTTCCGTTTTCGGGTGCAATAAAGTACTCCCAAAACGCCGGAAGCCTCGCTTCGGATCAGCTGTAGCATATACCAATCGTTTTAATTGCGCCCAATAGCTTGCTCCCGCGCACATAACACAAGGTTCTACGGTTACGTACAGGGTGCATTCGTGCAAGTATTTATTACCTAAGTAATTTTCTGCCGCTGTAATAGCCAGTATCTCGGCATGGGCGGTTACATCGTTTAACTTTTCGGTTTGATTGTAGGCCCGGGCAATTATTTTGTTTTGGCTAACCACTACTGCGCCAATAGGAAGCTCGCCTTCTTCTAAAGCGTACAATGCTTGTTTGTACGCCTCTTTCATAAAATGTTCGTCGCTGAGTACTGAAAGCACGTGGGTTATAATTAATAAAATAAAATATGAAGTCAGATAACTTTAACTGCCTTTAGCCCGATTTGTTCTGTTATTTTTAGCTAATTTTAATGGAACGCATTATTTTATTAGCGGTAGCTTGCCATTCGGGTTTTAAATTTGCCGGACAATTAAAAGTAAAAATCAGCAGCTTATCGTTTTCAATTGCGTATTGAACAATCGTGTATTTCTGGATAGGAGCTAATTTATTTTTTTTCTTGTCATCATCCTTTACTGACGATACAAACTCAAAAACCAAAAATTCATGGCCATTAAGAGTAGTTACTTCCTCCCGGATAAATTGTACCTCCGAATACATAC
Proteins encoded in this region:
- a CDS encoding O-acetylhomoserine aminocarboxypropyltransferase/cysteine synthase family protein, whose product is MSAPNLKFETLQLHAGQEVDPTTGSRAVPLYQTTSYVFNSAEHGANLFALKEFGNIYTRLMNPTTDVFEKRMAALEGGVAALAVASGQASQFIALNNILQAGDNFVSTSFLYGGTYNQFKVAFKRLGVEVRFADGDNPESFEKLIDDKTKALYLETIGNPGFNIPDFEAIAALAEKHNLPLIVDNTFGAGGYLFRPLEHGAHIVVESATKWIGGHGTSIGGVIIDGGKYDFNNGKYPQFSEPAEGYHGLVFGDVFGPNGPFGNIQFIIRARVEGLRDFGPAISPFNSFLLLQGLETLSLRVERHSQNAQELAQWLEQHPLVDSVNYPGLPSSSYHELAKKYLKRGFGGMLSFNIKGDKESATRFIDNLKLTSHLANVGDAKTLIIQPAATTHQQLSEVEQKAAGVSPTFLRVSVGIEHIDDIKADFEQAFAQVNTSGGSGGSNTDATSPGSEITEKIIESV
- a CDS encoding NupC/NupG family nucleoside CNT transporter — translated: MERFTGLIGIVLILGLAFLLSNNRKAINYRLVGVGLLLQFGLAIFILKTDTGKAIFGYVGHSIERLLSLAQKGSEFVFGALVNKEVLEKAFGIGNGHIFFFNVIPTIIFVAVLVNIAYHIGLMQIIVSAMAKAVHWAMGVSGAEAVSNVASAFVGQVEAQIMIKPYLKGMTNSELMASMAGSFACIAGGVMATYISFGVPAPYLLAASLMAAPGALVIAKIVYPETEQSETKGIVKLEVKKTHTNIIDAIAAGASDGLKVGLNVTAMLIGFIALIALIDVLLGKLGPLIQVPALSLNLLLGKLFAVFAWAMGVPGKDVETAGALMGTKMVVNEFVAYLDLVKIKETLHPKTLLITSFALCGFANFSSIAIQVGGIGELAPSRRADLAKLGFKALICGTLASYLSATLAGLLI
- a CDS encoding superoxide dismutase, yielding MAFELPQLPYAYDALEPHIDRQTMEIHHTKHHQAYTTNLNNAIQGTDLEGKSIEEILQNIGNAPAAVRNNGGGYYNHNLFWTILAPNAGGEPTGPIADAITSSFGSYEKFKDEFTKAATTRFGSGWAWLCQMEGGNLQICSTANQDNPLMDVEKNCGGFPLLGLDVWEHAYYLKYQNRRPEYITAFFNLINWDEVNRRFSQAS
- a CDS encoding nucleoside deaminase, which gives rise to MLSVLSDEHFMKEAYKQALYALEEGELPIGAVVVSQNKIIARAYNQTEKLNDVTAHAEILAITAAENYLGNKYLHECTLYVTVEPCVMCAGASYWAQLKRLVYATADPKRGFRRFGSTLLHPKTEMESGILAHECSELLREFFLNKRN